A window of Coleofasciculus sp. FACHB-T130 contains these coding sequences:
- a CDS encoding pentapeptide repeat-containing protein, translating into MNGETLKSKYAAGQRDFRQANLYREKLTFACLDGAKFSQANLGMINLRGANLRGVDLQQAHLMRANLKDADLTGANLEGANLAGANLSGANLTGANLKKVNLNRAVLGGANLSQTNLRYANLCETILFGAILTGAILLKANVAGAVLLKTNLTNAAVIETDLSEARLEEVTMPDGTIHQ; encoded by the coding sequence ATGAATGGTGAGACACTCAAAAGCAAGTATGCAGCAGGACAAAGAGACTTTCGGCAAGCGAATCTATACCGAGAAAAACTCACCTTTGCTTGTCTAGATGGAGCGAAGTTCAGTCAAGCTAATCTAGGCATGATCAACCTCAGGGGTGCAAATCTGCGTGGAGTAGACCTCCAACAAGCACACTTGATGAGGGCGAACTTGAAGGATGCAGATTTAACGGGAGCCAACCTGGAGGGAGCGAATTTAGCGGGAGCAAATCTCAGCGGAGCCAATCTTACGGGAGCCAATTTGAAAAAGGTAAATCTAAACCGAGCCGTATTAGGTGGAGCGAACCTGAGTCAAACTAATTTAAGGTACGCAAATCTCTGTGAAACCATTCTGTTTGGCGCAATTTTAACAGGAGCGATTCTGCTCAAAGCAAATGTAGCTGGGGCAGTTTTGCTGAAGACAAATTTGACCAATGCGGCTGTAATTGAAACCGATTTGAGCGAAGCACGCTTAGAAGAGGTCACGATGCCTGATGGTACAATCCATCAGTAA
- a CDS encoding glycogen/starch/alpha-glucan phosphorylase, with protein sequence MTVVTLKRAFADNLYYLLAKDEYWATPHDYYMALAYTVRDRLLHRWINTSRTYIDKDVKTVYYLSAEFLMGRQLDNNLLNLGLYERARQALHESGLDINDLKVLESEPGLGNGGLGRLAACFLDSLATLEIPAVGYGIRYEFGIFDQWIQDGAQVEHPDKWLRFGNPWEVRRSELTVEVKFGGYTEAYSDGQGRYRVRWIPDRKILGTPYDTPVSGYNNNTVNTLRLWRAGASEEFDFQVFDSGDYAGAVTNKIFSENISKVLYPNDNTSQGRQLRLEQQYFFVSCSLRDIINSHQRIHRTFDRFYDKVAIQLNDTHPSIGVAELMRLLVDEYELGWNRAWYITRRVFAYTNHTLLSEALERWPVSLFEHLLPRHLEIIYEINRHFLDEVRAKYPGDEARVGRLSIIEEGAQKYVRMAHLACVGSHSINGVAALHTDLLKADVLRDFYELWPEKFNNKTNGVTPRRWLLLSNPHLSELITEKIGNDWVTQLDQFKQLEAFVDDAEFCSRFASIKRKNKQSLAEYILLYNDIEVNPDSLFDIQVKRIHEYKRQLLNVLYIITLYNRIKKDPNVDILPRTFIFAGKSAPGYYIAKLVIQLINSVAKVVNNDPDVRDRIKVVFLANFSVSLGQRVYPAADLSEQISTAGKEASGTGNMKFAMNGALTIGTLDGANIEIRQEVGPENFFLFGLTTQEVYALKARGYNPRDYYHSNAELRQTIDAIASGYFSPDNRDLFKPIVESLLDRDEYMLFADYQAYIDCQQEVSRAYRDAKHWTRMSILNVARTGKFSSDRTIKEYCQEIWNVQPVKIDLKEYQPHTAGLQVKVQAKRPVL encoded by the coding sequence ATGACGGTCGTGACCCTGAAACGGGCCTTTGCAGATAATCTGTATTACCTGCTGGCAAAAGATGAGTATTGGGCGACGCCCCATGATTACTACATGGCTCTCGCTTATACTGTGCGCGATCGCTTGCTGCACCGATGGATTAACACCAGCAGAACCTACATTGACAAAGATGTCAAAACCGTATACTACCTATCGGCAGAGTTCTTGATGGGTCGTCAGTTGGACAATAACCTACTCAATTTAGGTTTGTACGAACGGGCACGCCAAGCTCTCCACGAGTCCGGACTCGACATCAACGACCTCAAAGTATTAGAATCAGAACCCGGACTCGGCAATGGGGGTTTAGGACGTCTGGCGGCTTGTTTTCTCGACTCCCTCGCCACCTTAGAAATTCCGGCAGTTGGCTACGGCATTCGCTACGAATTCGGGATCTTTGATCAATGGATTCAGGATGGCGCTCAAGTCGAACACCCCGACAAATGGCTCCGGTTTGGCAACCCTTGGGAAGTTCGCCGCTCAGAATTAACCGTTGAAGTGAAGTTCGGCGGATATACAGAAGCTTACAGCGATGGACAAGGTCGTTATCGAGTGCGTTGGATTCCCGATCGGAAAATCTTAGGGACGCCCTACGATACACCCGTATCTGGGTACAACAACAATACGGTGAATACGCTGCGTCTCTGGCGGGCGGGGGCTTCTGAAGAGTTCGACTTCCAAGTTTTCGACAGCGGTGACTATGCCGGTGCCGTTACCAACAAGATATTTTCTGAAAATATCTCAAAAGTTCTCTATCCCAACGACAACACCTCTCAGGGTCGGCAACTGCGCCTAGAACAACAGTATTTCTTCGTCAGTTGTTCTCTCCGAGACATTATCAATTCGCATCAGCGCATTCACCGGACTTTCGATCGGTTCTACGACAAAGTCGCTATCCAGCTCAACGACACGCACCCATCGATTGGGGTTGCCGAACTGATGCGGTTGCTGGTGGATGAGTACGAATTAGGCTGGAACCGAGCTTGGTACATCACTCGGCGCGTCTTCGCCTACACGAACCATACACTGCTCTCTGAGGCTCTAGAACGCTGGCCTGTGAGCTTGTTTGAGCATCTGTTGCCTCGGCACTTAGAGATTATCTATGAAATTAACCGTCACTTTCTCGATGAGGTACGTGCCAAGTATCCGGGAGATGAGGCGCGGGTGGGGAGATTGTCAATTATTGAGGAAGGTGCCCAGAAGTACGTCCGCATGGCGCATTTAGCTTGCGTGGGCAGCCATTCCATCAATGGGGTAGCAGCACTGCATACCGATTTGCTCAAAGCAGATGTCTTGCGAGATTTCTACGAATTGTGGCCCGAAAAGTTTAATAACAAAACGAACGGGGTGACACCGCGCCGGTGGTTGTTGCTGAGCAATCCCCATCTGTCTGAGCTGATTACCGAGAAAATTGGCAATGATTGGGTAACACAACTCGATCAATTCAAGCAGCTAGAAGCATTTGTTGACGATGCTGAGTTTTGCTCTCGCTTCGCGTCGATTAAGCGCAAAAATAAGCAATCCTTGGCAGAGTACATTCTGCTCTACAACGACATTGAAGTAAATCCAGATTCTCTGTTTGATATTCAGGTGAAGCGGATTCACGAGTACAAGCGTCAGCTGTTGAATGTGCTGTACATTATTACGCTGTACAACCGGATCAAAAAAGATCCCAATGTTGATATCTTGCCCCGGACTTTTATTTTTGCAGGCAAGTCCGCTCCTGGCTACTACATTGCCAAACTGGTCATTCAGTTGATTAATTCGGTGGCGAAAGTCGTCAATAATGACCCGGATGTGCGCGATCGCATTAAGGTCGTTTTCTTGGCAAATTTCTCGGTTTCTCTCGGTCAGCGAGTTTATCCAGCCGCCGATCTTTCCGAGCAAATCTCCACGGCGGGCAAAGAAGCTTCCGGGACGGGCAACATGAAGTTCGCCATGAATGGGGCGCTTACTATCGGAACGCTGGACGGTGCCAACATCGAGATCCGCCAAGAAGTCGGGCCTGAAAACTTTTTCTTATTTGGCTTGACAACTCAAGAAGTATATGCACTGAAGGCAAGGGGATACAACCCGCGAGACTATTACCATAGCAACGCCGAACTGCGACAAACGATCGACGCGATCGCTTCCGGCTACTTCTCACCCGACAATCGCGACCTTTTCAAACCAATTGTGGAATCGTTGCTAGACAGGGATGAGTATATGCTCTTTGCCGACTACCAAGCGTATATTGACTGCCAGCAAGAAGTCAGCCGAGCTTATCGAGACGCAAAGCACTGGACTCGAATGTCAATTCTCAACGTTGCTCGCACGGGGAAATTTTCCTCAGATCGCACGATTAAGGAGTATTGCCAAGAAATTTGGAACGTCCAGCCAGTCAAGATCGACTTGAAAGAGTATCAACCGCATACAGCGGGTTTGCAGGTGAAGGTGCAAGCCAAGCGCCCTGTCCTTTAA
- a CDS encoding Uma2 family endonuclease has product MSTSIPSDTLNTQTIAAVPTEPVWRLSVEQYHQMIRLGILSDDDPVELLDGWLVYKMPKNPPHRATTKLTLNALEAVIPEGWYVDTQEPITLADSEPEPDVVVVRGSTRDYLDRHPGASDIALIIEVADSTLERDRTSKQRLYARAGIPIYWIINLPEKQIEVYTEPVVAEESIYQRRQDYQLSDEVPVAIAGQIVSPLSVLDLLP; this is encoded by the coding sequence GTGTCCACATCCATACCATCTGATACACTAAATACCCAAACCATTGCGGCAGTACCAACAGAACCCGTGTGGCGTTTGAGTGTTGAGCAGTATCACCAGATGATTCGTCTTGGCATCCTAAGCGACGACGATCCGGTAGAGCTGCTGGATGGATGGTTGGTCTACAAAATGCCGAAAAATCCGCCCCATCGTGCGACCACAAAACTTACTCTAAATGCCTTAGAAGCGGTCATTCCAGAAGGCTGGTACGTCGATACTCAAGAACCTATCACCCTAGCCGATAGTGAGCCAGAACCGGATGTGGTGGTCGTTCGGGGAAGTACCCGCGATTATCTTGATCGTCATCCCGGTGCCTCTGACATCGCTCTGATTATTGAAGTTGCCGATTCTACCCTAGAGCGCGACCGTACCTCAAAACAGCGTCTCTACGCTCGTGCTGGGATTCCGATTTACTGGATTATCAACCTCCCAGAAAAGCAGATTGAGGTCTACACCGAGCCGGTTGTGGCTGAGGAATCCATCTATCAGCGTCGTCAAGATTATCAACTGTCTGATGAAGTACCTGTTGCGATCGCAGGGCAAATAGTCAGCCCTTTATCTGTGTTGGACTTGCTTCCTTAA
- a CDS encoding DUF4419 domain-containing protein: METVASILHQSDGEISFLVDDVQVCRDIIPVSEAWSKFEERLGSPLLAFSHSNSFEVIQESGNHPLVTAVHIAHSEHRPLLLTPDAIWLTIAQGFAQHINNHAEELRSRFVGHSGKLELKVETQKLAQPSDWAEVIEQWSERIRHNVQPDIHSLMVCNFSTTTSIIQTASQVVMMDALQQYFDYIVRGICGIPWITVRGIEADWRSIRHRVEAIAAYDLGWWTERLLPICDALIDTVAGRPPLKFWQHIYKPKEIYSGKVITGWLAELFPYINHSVTHAPTYKNPILDIPRAELTVEDGISPTVLPTGLSKAPIVLITSQGEGYLEVVAGFIGVRQQDGYLQPEIGWAVREQNRFLRFLNTLKQKPGVRLPIDWSECQPPLAMPKELTQLHSHFDGGTIVGQSEYPWHIRALQDYTHHELKGINKPFTGFIDIQGDRFTGFMDIEGDRCIAYGYVRRLNSRNRLWEWWVIVGKPVWEGTIFGEEVWAFTTEDVKVIAKGIPQLFERIAKAKGQYYFDDPDFQPDDSLSASR; this comes from the coding sequence ATGGAAACCGTAGCGTCGATTTTGCATCAATCGGACGGAGAAATTAGTTTTCTTGTTGATGATGTCCAGGTATGTCGAGATATCATTCCTGTTAGCGAGGCTTGGAGTAAATTTGAGGAGCGATTAGGTTCTCCATTATTGGCATTCAGCCACAGTAACTCATTTGAAGTCATTCAGGAATCAGGGAATCATCCTCTAGTCACTGCTGTTCATATTGCCCACAGCGAACATCGACCGCTGTTGCTGACTCCAGATGCAATTTGGCTGACGATTGCCCAAGGGTTTGCACAACACATCAACAATCATGCCGAAGAGTTGCGATCGCGTTTTGTGGGTCATTCAGGCAAGCTGGAGTTAAAGGTTGAGACTCAAAAACTCGCTCAACCGAGTGACTGGGCTGAAGTGATTGAACAATGGTCAGAACGCATTCGTCACAATGTTCAGCCCGATATTCACTCACTCATGGTGTGCAACTTCAGCACCACTACATCCATCATTCAAACCGCAAGTCAGGTGGTGATGATGGATGCATTGCAGCAGTATTTTGATTATATAGTCCGTGGCATTTGCGGCATTCCTTGGATTACAGTGCGCGGAATAGAAGCCGACTGGCGCAGTATCCGACACCGGGTTGAAGCGATCGCTGCTTACGATTTGGGTTGGTGGACAGAACGACTGTTGCCAATTTGTGACGCTTTGATTGACACTGTTGCTGGTAGACCTCCACTGAAATTTTGGCAGCACATATACAAACCAAAGGAGATATACAGTGGAAAGGTGATTACAGGATGGTTAGCCGAGCTATTTCCTTACATTAATCACTCCGTCACCCACGCTCCTACATACAAGAATCCGATTCTAGATATCCCTCGTGCAGAACTCACGGTCGAGGACGGAATCTCACCAACAGTATTACCCACGGGACTCTCTAAAGCACCGATCGTACTCATTACCTCTCAAGGAGAAGGTTATTTAGAAGTGGTTGCAGGCTTTATTGGAGTTCGGCAACAAGATGGCTATCTCCAACCGGAAATCGGCTGGGCAGTACGGGAGCAAAATCGATTTCTCAGGTTCCTAAACACGCTAAAGCAAAAACCCGGTGTGCGATTGCCGATTGATTGGTCAGAGTGTCAACCCCCACTTGCAATGCCAAAGGAACTGACTCAACTCCACAGCCATTTCGACGGTGGCACAATTGTTGGTCAAAGCGAATATCCTTGGCACATTCGGGCATTACAGGACTATACTCATCACGAGTTGAAAGGTATTAACAAACCGTTCACTGGTTTCATCGATATTCAGGGCGATCGGTTCACTGGTTTCATGGATATTGAGGGCGATCGCTGCATTGCCTACGGTTATGTACGCCGCCTCAACAGTAGAAATCGCCTTTGGGAATGGTGGGTGATTGTAGGCAAACCCGTTTGGGAAGGAACCATTTTTGGGGAAGAAGTTTGGGCATTCACAACCGAAGACGTAAAGGTAATTGCCAAAGGAATTCCGCAACTGTTTGAACGTATCGCGAAAGCTAAGGGACAATACTACTTTGACGATCCTGACTTCCAACCAGATGATTCATTGTCGGCATCCAGATAG
- a CDS encoding DUF924 family protein, with translation MSQVHEILNFWFGKPDEAGYGKPRKVWFTKKPQFDEEIRTRFLGDYELAAAGQLNPWKESPQSCLALILLLDQFPRNLFRGSAQAFATDSLALSVAQHAVANGFDRELLPVQRCFIYLPFEHSENLEHQRQSVELFQQLGDDPDCIDYISYAVRHFEVIERFGRFPHRNQILGRETTTQEAEFLQQPGSSF, from the coding sequence ATGTCACAAGTCCATGAAATTTTGAATTTTTGGTTTGGCAAACCCGATGAGGCGGGTTATGGGAAACCCCGTAAAGTCTGGTTTACCAAAAAACCGCAGTTTGATGAGGAGATCCGAACCCGCTTCTTAGGAGACTACGAACTAGCCGCAGCGGGTCAGTTAAATCCCTGGAAGGAATCGCCCCAAAGCTGTTTAGCACTGATACTGCTATTAGATCAATTTCCACGCAATTTGTTTCGCGGGAGTGCCCAAGCCTTCGCTACCGATAGCCTTGCTCTGTCTGTGGCACAGCACGCAGTTGCCAATGGCTTCGATCGAGAATTGCTGCCAGTCCAGCGATGCTTTATTTATTTACCTTTTGAACATAGTGAAAATCTCGAACATCAGCGTCAGTCAGTGGAGTTATTTCAGCAATTGGGCGACGATCCTGACTGTATTGATTACATTTCCTACGCAGTTCGACACTTCGAGGTAATTGAACGCTTTGGGCGATTTCCCCATCGCAATCAGATTCTCGGTCGAGAGACAACGACCCAGGAGGCAGAGTTTCTTCAGCAGCCTGGGTCGTCATTTTAA